In the genome of Chloroflexota bacterium, the window GCCGCCAGCGCGATCAACCCCAGGATGGTCAAAACGGGTCGCTCGGCCTCGGTCACGGTGAGCGTATATCCCAGGCCCTTCAGCGGCTGGCTGAGCAGTACGGTACGCCCCCACACCGAGACCACCCGATCGAGGGGCCAGCGCAGGCTTAAGGCGGTCAGCAGGAGGGCGGCCGCGCCCCCGGCCAGGGCGGAGGGCACCGCCCACCGTCGCAGTGGGTAGACGAGCACGGCCCACAGGGCCAGCCCGCCCATGATCAGCTCCGCTCCTGTGATCACCATTCCTCTCCGGGCGAGATGTCCAGCCTGAGCCCCTCAACCGTGATGAGGTACGCGCACGCGAGGCCGATCAGCAGCTTCACGATCCCCATCGTGCCCTCGATCACCGCGTCTCGCTCCAGGGCGGGATAGTACAATTGGAACGCCTCTATCCACCAGATCAGCCCCATGCCGCCCGTGAGCGGCTCTTCGCTGAGCGCTAGCGTCAACAGGCCCATGGCGATCAGCCAGGTGCTCAGGAAGACCAGGTCCCCATCCAGGCCAGGCAGCGGCAGCCGCAGGCGAAGGGTCAGGAGCAGGATGGCGACCAGGATCACCATGACGAGCCGTAAGAGGCCACGCGTGGAGAGCAGCGGCCATCGCCAGCGGAGCCAGCGCACCGGGCGGCGCCCCCAACCAGATGTCCACGCCGATAGGAGCCACATGATGGCGATCAGCAGCCCGACGATCATGCGTGCGAAGGCCCACTCCAGCGGAAGGTAGCGGGTCGCCAGCCCGGCCAGGATCACGGACTGCCCGGCCAGCCCCGCCACGGTCAGGCGCCAGTCGGCGCTGATGAGCACGATCGCGGTGAGCACGGCCAGAGCCAGCACGCTGAGGAAGCCGTCCAGGAGCGTCATGGACGCCAGCAGGCGATCCAGCCAGGTTAAGATCGGTTCGGCTCCCATCGCACCGTCCTATGTCCCCACCCAGGGTTTCACCAGGATCCAGATCAGCAACAGGGTCAGCAGCACCCAGCCCAGATACCCTTCCCCCTCGAGCACGCGGAGCACCATCCGCCAGATCGCCATGAGCGCCCATATCACGTTTCGGATCAGGCTGTACACCCAATCCAACCGGGCGACGCGAGCGAGGCCGCGTCGGATCTCCTGCCATCCGATGAGCACCGGGCGATATCTCCGGCTGAGCCACAGTCCCAGCACCGTGACGACCAGCAGCCGTCCCCATGCCGGCGGCGGTGTGCTTACCAGTAGGGGCCACAGGCCCGCGGTGGACCCCATGATGCCGCCAAGGCGTAACACGATGGAGGGGCGGAGCCCGGTGACCATGATCGGCACGGCCAGCAGGACCGCTGCCGTCAGCAGGCGTGATTGGCGGCCGGACAGGCGTGAGGGCAACACCCCGACGGCGGGCTGCCAGCCTCGCAGCACCGCGGCCAGCAGCAGCGCGTCGGCCAGGGTGATGGTCGCCCACAGGATGACGTATCCGATGGACGGCATCGCCTGGGCCGTCCATGGCTGCCCCAGGAACCCCGCCGTCGCCGGATACCCCAGCAGCGTCGCGATGGCCAGCGCCGCGGGCCATCGTCCCCTCCACTCCTGATAGACCAGGTGCGCCACGAACAGCATGCCCAGCCCCAGGCTGAAGGCCAGCAGCCAGCCCGCCAGGGGAAGCATGCCCTGCCCGGGCCACATGCTCATCGCCAACACGATCAGGCCGGCCCGATTGGCGCATATCAGGTCCAGGGAGCGAGAACGGTCCAGCTCTATCCAGGCCGCCAGGGCGCTGCCCAAGAGGCCCACTACCCAGAGGGTCTTCCAGACCTGCCTGCCCAACCAGGCGATCTCCGCCGCGCTGTTGAACGTCCCCAACAGCCATAGCCCGGCCGTGGCGGGGATCAGATAGATGGAGATCCGATCGGTGGGGGAGGAAAGTCGGCTGTGCGTGAGCCAGCCGTGGAGCGGATACACGGCGGCTCGCAGGGCCACGGCCAGCACCAGCAGCCCCTGGACCAGCGGCGTGAGCATGGCCGTGGAGAGGGGGGATGTCAGCAGGGCCGGGCCGGACAGAGGGCATGCCATGGCTACCAGCAATGCGCTGGCCGCGCTCAGCCCGGCGCGTCCCGTCTCGGGCTGGCGGATGGGCTCCAGCGCCAGCCGGGCCATCGCTACCGACTCCATCAGGACCCACATGTGGGCCAGGGTGAGGAGGTTGCCGGAGAAGAGGACCAGAAGCGCCATCGCCGCCGAGGCCAGGTCCGCGGCGCGATGATAGGAGGCCAGCCGGGTGCTCTCCTCCCAGGCCAGCAGGGGGAGCACCAGCGAGAGCAGGAGCACGATCAACCCGCCGCCCCAGGTCCACGTGTTGACCTGCCAGATGAGGCCACCATCTACCTGGAACAGGACGGACGTCCAGGGGCGGCCGGCGATGACGGCGGCGTGGGGAGAGCGCAGCGCCATCAGGACTGCCAGGGCGCCCAGGTTGGCGAGCAACGCCAAGATGGATGCCCCACGCCGCCAGGGCAAGGCGTGCAACAGGACAAGGGCCAGCGCCCCCACCCCCAAGACGAGCGCTGGCCCCAACGGCTGGATCAGCCAGGACAACCTTTCCTCCGGCCCATAAGTTCACGGGACGTCAGGCTCCTCGGCCTAACCCGTCCTCAGCCGCAGATTCTACCATACCGGCACCGGCACAGCAAGCCGTTGACAGCGCATCCTCCCGATGCTAGAATGCGCACATGAGTCAGGAGACCGCTGTAATTGCCGAGGGCCTTGCCGGGGTGCAGCTGGATCCGGAGCGGCAATCGCGCGCCCGGGAGTACGCCCGCATCCGCCGTCGGCTTCTGGGGGTGGATCTGGCGTTCGGGCTGGTGTTCCTGCTGGCCTGGTGGCTGAGCGGGCTCACCTTTTGGATGCGCGATGTGGTGGGGGGGCTCCCCGCGTGGATCGGGCTGATCGCGTACACCATCGCCTTCGGCGGCGTCTACACGATCCTCCGCATGCCCCTGGCCTGGTATAGCGGCTTCGTGTTGCCGCATCGTTACGGGTTGTCCACCCAAACCCTCCGCTCGTGGGCGATGGATGAGCTCAAGGGGATGGCCGTCGGCGGGGGGATCCTGCTCCTGCTGTTGGAGGCGATCTACGCGCTGCTGCGTTTTCAGCCGGACAGGTGGTGGCTATGGGCCGGTGGGGTTTATCTCGTGTTCACCGTCCTGCTGGCGAACCTGGCGCCCGTTCTCATCGCCCCTCTGTTCTACAAGTTCGTGCCCCTGGTGGAGCGATCCGAGGATCCCGAGCAGCGGGAACGGGACCGCGCGCTGGCCGAGCGGTTGATCCGGTTGGCAGAGCGGGCGAACACGCGCGTGCGCGGCGTCTACGCGTTCGATATGAGCCGCACGACCACGGCCGCCAACGCCGGGCTGATGGGCCTGGGCAACACGCGCCGGATCGTGTTGGGCGACACGTTGCTGGACCATTATTCGCCCGACGAGATCGAGGCCGTGCTAGCTCATGAGCTCGCGCATCATGTCCACGGCGACATGGGGAAAAGCCTCCTCGTCTCTACAGCGCTTACGCTGATTGGCTTCTACCTGGCACATGTGGCGTTGCGATGGGGCATCTCCCGCTTCGGGTTTCAGGGGATGGACGATCTGGCGGCGATGCCCTGGCTGGTGCTGGTGATCAGCGGCTTTGCGCTGATCACCCTGCCGTTGCAGAACGCCTGGTCTCGCTGGCGAGAGCGCATGGCCGATCGGTACGCGCTGGAGGCGACCGGGCGGCCGGACGCGTTCGCCTCTGCCATGACCCGGCTGGCGAACCAGAACCTGGCGGAGGCCGAGCCGCCCCGTTGGGTCGTCTGGCTCCTCTACAGCCATCCCCCCATCGGCGAGCGGGTGCGGATGGCGAGGGAGTGGGGGAGAGGGAAACGGGAAGGCGTGAAGCGTAGAGCGTAGAGCGTAAAACGTAAGGAGTAAGCGTGGGGGATACTATGCAGCCGATCGTTGAGTGTGTGCCCAACTTCTCCGAGGGACGACGTCCAGAGGTCATTCAGGCGATCCGGGATGCCATTGCCGCCGTCCCGGAGGTTCGTGTCCTGGATATCCACTCCGATGCGGACCATAACCGCTCCGTGATCACCTTCGCCGGGCCGCCGGAGCCGGTGCTGGAGGCCGCGTTTCAGGGGATCGCGGCGGCGGCTCGGCTCATCGATATGGAGCGGCAGAGTGGCCAACACCCCCGCCTGGGCGCGGCCGACGTCGTGCCGTTCGTGCCCATCCGCGGGGTCACGCTGGAGGATTGCGTGCAGCTGGCCCGCCGGCTGGGGCAGCGCGTCGGCACGGAGCTGGGCATCCCGGTCTACCTGTACGAGGCGGCCGCCACCCGCCCGGACCGTGTGAACCTGGCCGACGTGCGTCGGGGGGAGTATGAGCTATTGAAGGAGGAGATCGCCACGAACCCCGATCGTGTCCCCGACTTCGGCCCGCTCCATGTGGGCTCCGCCGGAGCCTGCATCATCGGCGCCCGCCATCCGCTCATCGCCTTCAACATCTACCTGAACACGGACGATGTGTCCATCGCGCAGGCCATCGCCAGGGCGGTGCGCCATTCCAGCGGTGGCCTGCGGTATGTGAAGGCGCTGGGCGTGGAGGTCGGCGGGCTGGCGCAGGTGACCATGAACCTCACCGATTTCCGCCGGACGCCGCTTCATCGGGTCGTGGAGATGGTGCGGCGGGAGGCGATGCGATATGGGGTCACCATCCGGCGCAGCGAGTTGGTGGGGCTGATCCCGCAGCAGGCGGTGTTGGACGCGGCCGCGTGGTATCTGCAACTGGATGAGCTGCCGCCGGATCGCATCCTGGAGAATCGCCTGTTCGGCGAGGAGGCGGAGTAGCCGCTCCTCACGACAGCAGGCGGAGCTCCCGCGCTCCGCCTGCTGTTTGTGTGATCGCCTCCTCTGGACGGGGCGATGGGTGGGCTTATCCTGTGGTCCTCATCGTTTACCGGGCCAGCCAGCCGCCGTCCACCGGCACGATGGCCCCGTGCATGTAGTTGGACGCCTCAGAGGCCAGGAACACGGCCGCGCCCTTCAGATCGTCCGGCCTGCCCCAGCGCCCGGCCGGGATGCGGGCCAGGATGGCCGGGTTGCGCTGTGGATCTCGCCGGAGCGGCTCTGTATTCCGGGTCGCCATGTACCCCGGCGCGATGGCGTTGACGTTGATCCCATAGGGCGCCCACTCGTTGGCCAGCAGGCGCGTGATCCCGGCCAGCCCGCTTTTGCTGGCCGTGTACGAGGCGACCAGGATACCTCCCTGGAACGAGAGCATGGACGCGATATGGATGATCTTGCCGCGGCTGTGCCCTTCCGGGACGTCCGATCGGGAGACGAAGTGCCGGGCCGCCGCCTGCGACAGGAAGAAGGCCGACTTGAGGTTGACCTGCATCACCTCGTCCCAGTCGGCCTCGGAGAACTCCAGCGCGGGCGTGCGCCGGATGATGCCCGCGTTGTTCACCAGGATGTCCAGCCTTCCCATCTCCGCCACCGCCCGGTCGATCAACCTCCGCAGATCCTCAGGGGTGGTCCGGGATAAGTCGGCCTGCATGGGCAGAAAGCGACGCCCCAGCGCCTCCACCATCTGCTGAGTCTCTCGGAACGACTCCCGGTACACGCCCACGATGTCCGCGCCGGCCTCGGCCAATCCCAGCGCGATGGCCTGCCCCAGCCCGGTGCCCGGCCCGGTCACCATGGCGACCTTCCCGTCCAGTCGGAACAGGTCCAGGATCATCTCACCTCCAGAGCTCCCGCAGCCGATGCGCGGCCAGCTTGGGTCGACGGTCCCGCGTGAACACGCCCTTGTAGTTCATGCCGCCCATGCGGCGTACGGACTGTCCCGTCTTGAAGTCGCACATGTTCCACACATGCTGCCCCACCACGTAGG includes:
- a CDS encoding M48 family metallopeptidase gives rise to the protein MSQETAVIAEGLAGVQLDPERQSRAREYARIRRRLLGVDLAFGLVFLLAWWLSGLTFWMRDVVGGLPAWIGLIAYTIAFGGVYTILRMPLAWYSGFVLPHRYGLSTQTLRSWAMDELKGMAVGGGILLLLLEAIYALLRFQPDRWWLWAGGVYLVFTVLLANLAPVLIAPLFYKFVPLVERSEDPEQRERDRALAERLIRLAERANTRVRGVYAFDMSRTTTAANAGLMGLGNTRRIVLGDTLLDHYSPDEIEAVLAHELAHHVHGDMGKSLLVSTALTLIGFYLAHVALRWGISRFGFQGMDDLAAMPWLVLVISGFALITLPLQNAWSRWRERMADRYALEATGRPDAFASAMTRLANQNLAEAEPPRWVVWLLYSHPPIGERVRMAREWGRGKREGVKRRA
- the ftcD gene encoding glutamate formimidoyltransferase, which encodes MQPIVECVPNFSEGRRPEVIQAIRDAIAAVPEVRVLDIHSDADHNRSVITFAGPPEPVLEAAFQGIAAAARLIDMERQSGQHPRLGAADVVPFVPIRGVTLEDCVQLARRLGQRVGTELGIPVYLYEAAATRPDRVNLADVRRGEYELLKEEIATNPDRVPDFGPLHVGSAGACIIGARHPLIAFNIYLNTDDVSIAQAIARAVRHSSGGLRYVKALGVEVGGLAQVTMNLTDFRRTPLHRVVEMVRREAMRYGVTIRRSELVGLIPQQAVLDAAAWYLQLDELPPDRILENRLFGEEAE
- the kduD gene encoding 2-dehydro-3-deoxy-D-gluconate 5-dehydrogenase KduD: MILDLFRLDGKVAMVTGPGTGLGQAIALGLAEAGADIVGVYRESFRETQQMVEALGRRFLPMQADLSRTTPEDLRRLIDRAVAEMGRLDILVNNAGIIRRTPALEFSEADWDEVMQVNLKSAFFLSQAAARHFVSRSDVPEGHSRGKIIHIASMLSFQGGILVASYTASKSGLAGITRLLANEWAPYGINVNAIAPGYMATRNTEPLRRDPQRNPAILARIPAGRWGRPDDLKGAAVFLASEASNYMHGAIVPVDGGWLAR